tttttaaaaaattttaaccaTCAACAGTTCCTCAAATGCTTATTTtagaaataaaagaaatgaTATACATAAATTTGTCTCGAAAAATACTATCACAGTATCATAAATTTACTAGATTTAATAAACTTATTATTGCAATATAAATTGAATATTGGAATTTCAAAAGTTTTACTGAATCTTATCCTAAACATCTTGGATGGACCGAGGATAATGTGGAGATTCGTTTTTATGGGAGATACGATGTTGGTCAAGggcataagtatatattaaatgtgataggtcagttggaatgggaagtttactttgatttggtaaaagagtctcagtttagatctctagaggtgtttgcatcaaagttagttcgtaccgtagaaaatttggatctaaacaaatcTCCTTCTTATCATTACGTTGAGAAGAATTTTGTGACATATTATTCTCGCCGTGGAGGGGGTGCAAGTAAGAGTGAGTTGGTACGAGAAGACTTGGAGGgtgaaggagagaagaagagacctTTGCTTGGAAATGATTTATGGGAGGCAGGACCATCAAAGAGACATTGCGGTACTGATGATGTGGATGCAGCGAGGGTGATGAAAAGGGAGTTAGTACAAGAGGGGCTTGATCTAAGTGAACATTTGTCGGCGAGTATTCATTGGTCGTCGTACGGAGTCAACCCTGAATACCCGACAGAAGTAGCAGGCCAATATGTGAATCCAGATGATTACTTTTATGTCGAATTGAGTGGTGGTCACGATTCTGTCTCAGTAGAAGTCAATAGAGATGATGTTGACGAGGAGGCAAGTGTTGAGCAATATGATGTTGAATTTGCtgaagactctgatgatgaccgtccattccctccacttactaataatgacaagttagcattagaggaatgtcgtgcgtttgagaaggtgtttgggaggaagccggacattcctgagtttagggacctaacacATGCCCATGGTGCACTAGTAGATGGCGGCATCAACCTAGATCAGTTGCCAGAACCATTCCAGGTGGATGGTCTCAGAAAGGGTTTAGAGTTCCCATCCATGGTCGCATTGAAGCTATGGCTCCAGGAGTACGCCATCGTGCACCATCGTCCATACCGTGTTGTCAATTCTGCCGCAAATAGGAGGTACACTGTTAAATGTGAAAACCCACGGTGCAAATGGAAGGTCCATGCAACTAAGAGGTCTAGTGGCACGTGGAGGATATCACGGGTAGGTAAGGAACATAGTTGTGCTACTGCCGAAGGTTCAGGGAGCCACCGGCAACTGACATCAAAGTTCATAGCAAATAGGTTATGCAATGCCATAAAACTGCAACCTACACTCTCTGCTTCTGCGTTAGCTTTGTATATATTTGAGGTTTTCCAGTATAGGGTGAAGTATGGCAAGGCTTGGAGGGCACGAGAGGAGGCTATGAAGCTCATTTACGGTGAATGGGGTGAAGCGTATGTCCGTTTGCCCACTTTGCTGCAAGCCATTAAGCAGAGGAATCCCAGTATGGTCTACCACATCGATACTCATCCTGATAGGGTTGTCAACGTTGATGGAGTGACCAAGAAAATTTTTATGCGTGCATTCTGGTGCTTTGGTCCTTCCATTGAGGCTTTTAAGCATTGTAGGCCAGTACTAGCTATAGATGCAACCTTCCTAACTGGGAAATACGGTGGTGCCTTGATGACTGCATTATCAGCTGATGCGGAGGACCAACTTGTACCTTTAGCTTTTGCCTTGGTGGAGAAAGAGAATTCACGAGACTGGTGCTGGTTTATCGATCTTGTCCGACGGGTTGTGGTTGGGCCGCATAGAGAGGTTTGTATTATCTCAGATCGACATGCTGGTATAATGAATGCCATGATGACTCCTGTTCCAGGATTGCCATCGGTTCACCACCGGTGGTGCATGAGGCACTTCAGTGCTAATTTCCACAAGGCCGGTGCGGACAAGCATCAGACAAAAGAGCTCCTAAGGATATGTCAGATTGACGAGAAGTGGATATTTGAGAGGGATGTTGAGGCACTAAGGCAGCGTATTCCCGAAGGTCCTCGtaaatggcttgaagatgagttGTTGGATAAAGATAAGTGGTCTCGTGCATACGATAGAAATGGCCGCCGGTGGGGTTACATGACAACCAACATGGCCGAACAGTTCAATAGCGTGCTAGTTGGTGTTCGTAAGCTTCCAGTGACGGCCATCGTATCATTTACGTTCATGAAGTGTAATGACTACTTTGTGAACAGACATGATGAAGCTTTGAAGCGAGTCCAGTTAGGGCAGCGTTGGTCCACCAAGGTTGACAGTAAGATGAAGGTGCAAGAAAGTAAGGCGAACAAACACACTGCAAGGTGTTTCGATAAGCAGAAAAAGACATACGAGGTCACAGAGAGGGGTGGTATAACGCGTGGTGGTGTTAGATTCGGCGCAAGAGCCTTCAAAGTTGAAGGTGAGGGGAACTCATGTTCTTGCCAAAGGCCATTGCTCTACCATATGCCTTGCTCACATCTTATACACGTTTATCTGATTCATGCAATTGATAAGGAATCTCCCAACCGAATGCCGTATCAGTTCTCTTCAAGAGCCGTTGTGAACACATGGGCAAGTCGCTTTGAGCCATACCTCGACCCCACACAGTGGCCATCGTACGATGGTGAAGAATTTGTTGCTGACCCAAATTTGAAGATTAAAACAagagggaagaggagatcgaaacGATTCAAGAACGAAATGGACTCAGGTCTGGGTGGTTCTGGAAGGAAACCACCTTCATGCGTTCAACTTGATGCTGCGCCGGTGCAAAATAGATGCTCGTTGTGTCACCAGGAGGGTCACAAGAAAACTAAGTGTCCTAAGcgtccaaaaaagaagaagtccaaaaaaaatttaagtgttAGGGaggtaaatattttgttttcctaCTCATGTTCTcgcattcattttcttttaatatatgtcacatTGGTAACTAACGGTGAATTTATTACTTTTTCATGTAGGATGGCCGAGGAGGGACAACCGCCGACTTACCCAGCCTTGGAGGCGTACTACGAGGCCCGTCATCGCGGGGCTGCGATCGAGGCGGGGAGGGTATGAATCGGCATTGATTCACTTGTGCATAAGTATCGGTAGCGTGTATTTGACATTATATTAACTAATTGATTTACAATTGCTAATGCAGGTACTTCAACCGCTCCGAGTCAGAGCTCATGCCCCCCCAGTGTTCGACGATAGGTACATCCCGTACCTAAGGGCTGCCGGGTTGCTCGGGGTGGCCTTGGTCGTGAGCAGAGGAATGCCAGTGTTCAACGCTCCTGCGTTGACAGCACTTGTGGACAGATGGAGGCCTGAGACACACAGCTTCCACCTCCCCAGTGGTGAGATGACCATCACTCTACAGGATGTGGCTATGATCTTGGCCCTCCCATTACGGGGGCATGCCGTGACGGGCAGGACAGATACTCCTGGATGGCATGCACAAGTGCAGCAGCTGTTTGGCATTCCACTGAACATTGAGCAGGGGCAAGgggggaagaagaagcagaatgGAATACCCCTGTCTTGGCTGAGTCAGAACTTCTCACATCTTGACGACGATGCTGAGCCATGGCGTGTTGAGTGTTATGCCCGTGCATACATCTTGCACTTGTTGGGAGAGGTTCTGTTTCCTGATGCTGGGGGTGACATTGCTTCGGCGATATGGATTCCTTTGGTCGCCAACCTTGGTGATCTGGGCCGTTTCAGTTGGGGGTCAGCAGTGTTGGCGTGGACATATAGACAGCTCTGTGAGGCCTGTTGTCGTCAGGCACCATCATCCAACATGAGTGGTTGTGTGCTATTGATTCAGATGTGGATGTGGTTAAGACTACCGGTTGGAAGGCCTAAGTGGAGGCAAAGCTTCACTCCTTGGCCCTACAATGAGCCAGACATGGAGAAGACAGTGGCCTACCTTTTTGAGAGTACTGCCACTGCACATGCTCACCGGGATGTGGCATACAAGCATTATGTCAATGAGATGGACTGCTTGCAGCCTCAACATGTAAGTACTTCCAATATCACTTCTAGTTAGACATTTACTTCTTTAATTGAGATACTAACCAACGACATCTCTTCAACTTTTGCAGATTGAGTGGTTACCATACCACACAAATGAGGCTTCAAGCCTGACCCTGAACTCGATGTGCAATCGAGACTCTGACTATTTCATGTACCAGTGCCCATTGATTTGTTTCTGGGCAGTTGAGTACCACCTTCCGCACCGTGTCATGCGACAGTTCGGGAAGAAACAAGATTGGCCGGTTGAGGACATCTCAACTGGAGTTGAATTACACAAGTAAATATTTCTTATCTTTGTTTGCTTTCATTGTCAATGTTCAATTTTGTACCATTTAACCCTTGTCGATGCTCACTACTATTTCATCACCTTCTACTTGTCTAGGTATGACAGGGTGAGAACAAAGAAGGTGAAAGACTGGGGGCTAGAGCATAATAGATACATTGATGAATGGAGAATAGCCGGAAGGAACGATAGGTACATCGAAACTATACACCAAAATCATCTTTTCTCAGAGTACCTTCGTTGGCTGCATAGGACATATAGACTGTTCCTCCGCCCTACTTGGACGGAAGCCGACATAGAGGATGACCGCGACTCCGATGAGGGGCGGAATCCCTATGATGTCCGGACTAGAGTTGGATATCAAATGGAGCACGCCCCACTTAGAGACAGAGTCGTAAGTTTTCTTGCATTTGTCAAAGTTACTTACATTTGCACCCTAGACCCTAACATATATCTTTTCACGCTTTCAGTCGAGAGAGCTCCTCAGGAGTGTGAATGAAATGGGGCATGCCCTCCAAGCTCCGAGGGGTGGTGAGGACACGGAGAACACGCTCCGCAATGTTTTAgaggtaaaatttatttagcactttgcattacttgagttatgcctaacaaacttttttttttttgaaatgcagaaagttcgtcaaaggtgccggaaacttgcagcaagattaggttgcaggtcggttggattggacgacgtgtaccaaccggggagactaccaccaccactacctcaaTCCGCGCGTCCAAGTACTGCTCGACACTCCATCAGGATAGAAGAGCGTGACGGAGTtggtggctcgtcgtcgtcacgcattaagcaagggaggggaaaggggaaggcgccggctccacctagcgacgacgatgacgatgaggacgaggaggatgaggactacgtcgcaccagacgccgaggagatagacatgtcacagcttcccgacgcgcctcaggggacgcaacccacgcaatacaacttgcgatccactcgggcagcgaaaaagaggtaaaatgagcttaccattctcaaatgttatttgatttcccttattttgtttttaaaatgttttaaacattggattttcaaatgtaggtatactccgggctcgcaagcaattcggcgccaacggaagaagtaatttgtatgaagttaatttattggttggtagtatgacatatgtggtgcactatgtgatataaaatgtgatggactatgtgaggaatatgtgatggacttttgacattgtttcatgtgtggaatataggatggactttttgcattgtttgatgtgtgggatatgtgatggacttttggcattgtttaatgtgtggaatatgtgatggactatgtgaggactatgtgatggacttttggcattgtgatttgtgcaattgGAACCTGTTTTAGTCTGTACGAatctgtgaattgtgatttgaattgcgaactgtgaattggtacatttgtgcaatatggATCTACAATTTGCAGGGAGGCAGAGGGCGGCGCCAACCACCCTAGCGCCGAGGTTGagaagggcggcgccagccagtgccgcgaggcagaagggtttcgggctgggggagggcggcgccagctaccctggcgccgtggtccatgagggcggcgccagccgagGCCCGGAGGCAGAAGGGCTTCGATGGGTGGAggaggggggcgccagccaccctggcgccgcggtcggggggggggggcgccagccgttGCCTGGAGGCAGAACAGACTTGGCGAAAATTTTGGGGGGGGAGAAAGTTGGTGGGGCCcgcagaggaggggcgcgccagccatgctggcgccgtgctatgaggggcggcgccactTTGGCTGGCGCCCCCTTCGGCCTAGTCAGCACCTCCATGACAGCCCTattgccacggtggcacgggcacggcgccagtgtggctggcgccgccatgttggggtacggcgccagccactctggcgtcccaaaaagaaccatttccggtttaagttttcccaggggtctatttgtaaaataagttttcaaaaaggaccaaattgtAAAAATTTCAGCATTATTTTTAATCCGCAGATCATGCGTCCAGGTTCAGTGGTTAATTGAGTATGACATGATCtagtctatgtttttttttaaaaaaaaagaaacataaaatTGTACGCATGAAACATAGGCAAGCTGGCAAACGGTGTTCTGTACACGTTTAATGTTGATACTCTAATAATGAAGTATTTCTGTTCACCCGTAGTAAGGTTAGAATGAAGAGTCTCCCTTGGaggaaatttttatataaaattacagGAATAGAGAAAACACACataactccgtcccaaaatataacaacttttagcctcagaatttatcccaaaatataataacttcttcACCACAttatcttcccaaccaatcacaaccctccaccattcactttttctatatacctccactactcatccaatcacaaccctccaccattcacttctacctactttatTAATAACCGTATCAAACTCTAAAActtattatattatgggacggagggagtagaattttaaagtttgattttCTAAGAATGAAGTAGGGAGTTTAATTGTCCTCtcataatcatgaaaaaaaagaaatagacaAGGAAGTAACACAGAAAACCCCAAAGGGCCTATTCATTTTGGAGGAATTTCAAcgcataggaataggaaaaataaaCGAATAGGATTGCATACACGCTttaatccataggaatttttccaTGAGGTTTGTGTGGATGAAAAATTCCCTTTGTTTTCTGTATAGGAAAGGAAAACTTCCTTTGGTTTTCCTATATTTACATTCCTATGACCCCAATGacattcatatgaattagtATTTAGGAATCTAAATGCTttgaaattcctccaaaacgaaTAGGCCTAAAATTAATTATCAAACCAAATGCACCCAGAACATACCGTTCAAGACGCCCTGAGTGTAGGTGCACTGCCGGTAGGGCCCAACCTCGTGGTGTCCAACCACCAGCGGCTTCTGATCCTCGGGGATCTTCTGCAGAGACGacggcctcctcggcggcaGGAGGTACTGCGAGCTCTTCCGGCCATCTTCGTGCTGCTGTTGCCGGCGGTCACCttcgtcgtcggccgccgccgtcgtcggcagcAGTGGCTTGATGAGCCCGGAGATGATCTCCGGCGGCTTTCCCCGGAACGAGGCGGTCAGGAATGAGTTTGATAGACGGCTCAGCGTCGGAGTGCCCAGGAAGCTCAGGTTCGGGGATTGCACGCTACTGTACATGTCAATCGACTGCCTGTTGATgcatagaaagaaaaaaacatgatcAAATTCTTGTGATTCAACGTTGCTTATTAATTCTGAGATTGAGCTATGATGGAAACTGCATTTGAACATTTAGTGAAGAAATTATGCGTGCTTGTTCTGGTTCATATAAACGGAACCAGAGTTTGGAATTTCGGTTTGGAATTTCGGATCTACTTCTGTTTAATTCTTGGTAGGAATTTACTCTGGTCTAAATTTTTTGATTTTGTTTCACTGCAACGAAATTTGCGCATACACAGCAAAAACTAATTTCACTGAAAATTCCATTTTGATATTTCTGAAAATTTTCGGAAATTTCAGTCGCCGTGTTTCGTTTTCTTAATTTCTTTCCAAAATGTAAAATACTATATATTCAGAACAGATAAAAAATTGGCAAAGGCGCCGATAATATtgatctgaaattctgaatattCAGATTGCACAACGCCCCACTgattctctctccttctctcagACAAAATTATTTTGGAAGAACAGATGGGGACCAACTGAAGCTGCCAAGTCAGCACCAGGGACCACAGGAACAGTGACACGTAGCACCAATTCCAGTACTAGCCGTGACACGTCACTatcgtgggcccacatgtcaatggctTCTGCAATCCACCTATAGGTTCACCAACACGTGTCCTCACACCCCGATGCCATCCCAAATGGCTACTGCATATCCTGAAT
This window of the Oryza sativa Japonica Group chromosome 4, ASM3414082v1 genome carries:
- the LOC136356335 gene encoding uncharacterized protein isoform X1, producing MKRELVQEGLDLSEHLSASIHWSSYGVNPEYPTEVAGQYVNPDDYFYVELSGGHDSVSVEVNRDDVDEEASVEQYDVEFAEDSDDDRPFPPLTNNDKLALEECRAFEKVFGRKPDIPEFRDLTHAHGALVDGGINLDQLPEPFQVDGLRKGLEFPSMVALKLWLQEYAIVHHRPYRVVNSAANRRYTVKCENPRCKWKVHATKRSSGTWRISRVGKEHSCATAEGSGSHRQLTSKFIANRLCNAIKLQPTLSASALALYIFEVFQYRVKYGKAWRAREEAMKLIYGEWGEAYVRLPTLLQAIKQRNPSMVYHIDTHPDRVVNVDGVTKKIFMRAFWCFGPSIEAFKHCRPVLAIDATFLTGKYGGALMTALSADAEDQLVPLAFALVEKENSRDWCWFIDLVRRVVVGPHREVCIISDRHAGIMNAMMTPVPGLPSVHHRWCMRHFSANFHKAGADKHQTKELLRICQIDEKWIFERDVEALRQRIPEGPRKWLEDELLDKDKWSRAYDRNGRRWGYMTTNMAEQFNSVLVGVRKLPVTAIVSFTFMKCNDYFVNRHDEALKRVQLGQRWSTKVDSKMKVQESKANKHTARCFDKQKKTYEVTERGGITRGGVRFGARAFKVEGEGNSCSCQRPLLYHMPCSHLIHVYLIHAIDKESPNRMPYQFSSRAVVNTWASRFEPYLDPTQWPSYDGEEFVADPNLKIKTRGKRRSKRFKNEMDSGLGGSGRKPPSCVQLDAAPVQNRCSLCHQEGHKKTKCPKRPKKKKSKKNLSVREDGRGGTTADLPSLGGVLRGPSSRGCDRGGEGTSTAPSQSSCPPSVRR
- the LOC136356335 gene encoding protein MAIN-LIKE 1-like isoform X2, with product MAEEGQPPTYPALEAYYEARHRGAAIEAGRVLQPLRVRAHAPPVFDDRYIPYLRAAGLLGVALVVSRGMPVFNAPALTALVDRWRPETHSFHLPSGEMTITLQDVAMILALPLRGHAVTGRTDTPGWHAQVQQLFGIPLNIEQGQGGKKKQNGIPLSWLSQNFSHLDDDAEPWRVECYARAYILHLLGEVLFPDAGGDIASAIWIPLVANLGDLGRFSWGSAVLAWTYRQLCEACCRQAPSSNMSGCVLLIQMWMWLRLPVGRPKWRQSFTPWPYNEPDMEKTVAYLFESTATAHAHRDVAYKHYVNEMDCLQPQHIEWLPYHTNEASSLTLNSMCNRDSDYFMYQCPLICFWAVEYHLPHRVMRQFGKKQDWPVEDISTGVELHKYDRVRTKKVKDWGLEHNRYIDEWRIAGRNDRYIETIHQNHLFSEYLRWLHRTYRLFLRPTWTEADIEDDRDSDEGRNPYDVRTRVGYQMEHAPLRDRVSRELLRSVNEMGHALQAPRGGEDTENTLRNVLEKVRQRCRKLAARLGCRSVGLDDVYQPGRLPPPLPQSARPSTARHSIRIEERDGVGGSSSSRIKQGRGKGKAPAPPSDDDDDEDEEDEDYVAPDAEEIDMSQLPDAPQGTQPTQYNLRSTRAAKKR